The sequence tcatctttttgaaatagaaagaataaaatatatttataatatttatgaaatatgaaatatgaaattataaatatgataaaaagaaaattaataagattatttggaagatatataATTGTAcgaattaaaattttgaaattttaaaatataaagtttgaACAATTAAACTTTGTATTTGAGGTTCTATTGTTAAAACcttaaaatttaagattttaaaattgtCTTTGAAGCATGTGAACTttaatatttgaagttataagtTTGCTTTTACATATGCTCATAAACATTTATTTGTATATGTAGATCTCAAGATGTACTAAGGTAAATGAGACTTTATTAAATTCATCTTTATATATACGTATAGAACATTATTCATATTTGGTGTATTATAATTAAtacacacttttttttttttttttgaaatatatactattattcatCAACCGGTTAAACCGGAATTCAGTGTTTGATACAAGTTTGGTTCAACCAAAATTTCTCTAAATCAACCATTACAAGAATAGCTTCGCTCGCCCACTTAACCGACGCCATCCGCTAATCTGCTCTGGAATCCTCAGAAAATCAATCCCCGTTCTCTACCGTTGATGTTGACCACAAAGAGGTGGGGTTTACCTCGTTGCCTCGGATGCCGGACTCCTTGTGACATCGCTGGAGTTGCTAGATTTTGATAATCTCCCCATAACATGTATCTTGACTGGCCATGAAGCACTAGACTCGAACGGTTAAGAGGTAAGAGATAGCAAACCTTGAAGAACGCCACTGAAACCTTACCGAACCGTGGACTGAGGAGGAAATAGAGCGCCAAATACCACGAATAGATCAAGCAACTCAGAACCTCCGAACAAGACGAGCTGCAATGAAGACAAACCACACACCGGGTCTTTAGTACCTGCAATAAGATAGAGAAAAGCCTACCAAGATCACCAAAAGGCAATCCCAGCACTGGGATGGCTTAAACTCTAATCAAGTCACCCCGTCGAGCAAGACCGAACGACTCAAACAATGGCCCCAACCGACGCCTTGACCCGAGAACTAGAGAACCTAGCACGGTCTTCTTGCGCTTCATAGCTACTCCTTGCTGGTGAAGCTAAGTAACAGACAATGAAGCGGTACCAAACAGCTCAAGACCATTTCCGAAATGGACTGAGCAACAACCCGGGTTAGTAAGTGAGGCGGACTAGCAAGTGAAGAGCGTCGTGGAAGGCACAACCCACTCTGCCATAGACGACAGAAAAAGCTGGAACCTCCAGAGAACGCACACGCAGAAACCACAGAGAGACCTTGGCCACACGACCAGCAAGTATCCAAGTGTACGTGCTGACGGTACTCTACCGTCATCTCCCCTGAGCAGTAACACAACTCGGACCCGAGACAAGACACCAAGCCATGACTCCGAAAAGGTTAACATACTCCACTCCACAACGAAGAGACTTCGCCAATAAGACACACCAGATGAAGAACCAGAGGAGAGAGCACGAGCCAACCACCACACGCCTTCACCGCCTCGGCGACAGACAGATCTACAAAAGGAAAAACGAGATCCGCCATAGCCAAACCCTAAAAGCCGACTCCTTTCCTCAGTAAAACCTTGCTATCTCGTTGAGACTCCAGAGAAAACACCACTTACTACCGGATCTATTTCTCCTCGAGGTAGATTTAGGGTTCCGGCGAATGAGATCCCACCAGAATCACAGACATATCGACAGCAGAGAGAAAGACTAAGAGAGAGAAGCAAAGAGAAGACAAGCAGAGAGGAGAGAAAGTCCAGCCGCCGCCGGAACCGAAGGCCAAGCAGCGGTGGAAACGATATCGTCTTTTTTATCGCCTTTAGAATAGGagactttcttttttctttttattcttcttaATACACACTCTTATATAAAACTTGATAAAAACAGCAGCAGGACTGGAAACGAGGATGTTCCATTTTATTCGTAGACATTAAAGTAGAAAATTAATCTTTTTATATACCCTCAAAACATTATGGGAATCCAAAAATACACACAAAcactttattaattattaagtaaataattaaCTGGACCGACCTTTTTTTAATCAGCGTCCatgtaaataaattatatccgtATAATTGTATACTtcaatcagtttttttttacgTGAGCGTGACGTGAATGAATGATTGAATCATCACGCGTAGTTACAAAGACCGTAGACGCAGAACTCGCCTAGTTCGCAACGATGGTTACACTCACCGCAGTGGCGTTTATCGTAAGCCACGTAAACGCACTGACCGCGACAACATGTTTGCCCGAACTTGCATTTGTTCTTACACGCACCGCAGTTTTTGTCGTCGGTTGATAAATCCATACACTTGTTGTTGCAACAAACCATTGTAGAGTTTGCTCCCGTGTTGTAATAGCTGCTGCTGCAGATCTCTGGCTCCTTGTTGCAATGGTCGGCTGCATTTGGGTTACGGGCTTTAGGTCCTTGACCGTTGTCGACCTTTTCTGACAAGAACCGACTCGGTCTGGTCTTAACCGTTCCTGGTGGTGTATGGTCCTCAAAAGGATCATCGAGAGCAAATGTTGCGGTTGTCGTGGTATTGGTTCTGGTGGTCGTGGTGGTGATGATAGCGATTGTGATTGCCATTGTTAATGCAATTGTCACGAGTAGCTTCATTAATTGCACCATTTCCTCCTGACGTATGAGTGTGTTCGCTGAGTTAATTAAGGTTCGAGAGatagttcttcttcttcttcttcttctgttgttTATGTGAATGTAGAGAGAAAAGAGATttagagggagagagagagaaattgtGTTGTGAGAAATTGGGAAGAAGGTGGACTTAGGGTTTATAGCTGTGATCTAGACGAGTTGACGCGTGAAATGTGGTGAAAAAGGTAAAGAAAGGTTTCAAGCGATCGATATTTTGTGgtgggggggaggggggggggggggggggggggttgatTATCATATTTTCTTTCAGCTGAATACTATTTCATGGACATGCACATGCGTACGTTGAGGTGCACATACGCGTTTATACAACTGAAATTAGGAGGGTAATTAGGAGGGTTAATTGGAGTAAAAACTTATGTGTAATATGTGATTTAATCAAAGGCATAGTCTGGTAATAACGTAGTACAGCATTAGTATTATGTTGCTATAATTCTGATGGGCTTGTGCAATCATTTCTTATTTCTCTTGTTTTAAACTAAATGCATGtctaaacaaaaaagaaaactaaatgcatgttaataaaaaagagaaagaactaTCATTGGAATTGTTGATTCTGATTATATCTTGGTTCTTTACCTATATTGGCTTTCTGATTTAGTCAAGTTACAAAAAGAAGTATTTGgtcaatgaaaaaaaattatatatatatatatataccagctTACAAACAAGGAGAACAGAGTCGTTAGAagctttgcaaaaaaaaaaagatgggtAAATAGACACTTTACGTTTATATGCGTGGCGAACCATGACTGAATCCATCGCTTCGCCTCATGTGCCGGTCTGAGACGATTCGGGCGAGATGCAAGGAGAAGCAAAGGCGTCCATTTTagttatatttgtttatttatttttaagttctaATTTCATTTGTCGTGAAAACCACACGAGCCACTGGtttatatttctaaattaaGCAAATTGAACTTATACATCCTCTAATAGACACTTGCTTTAACTTGAATATTACAAGTCGACCTTCATACGCCCAATCAACCGGACTATATATTGTTTATATAATTGAAGGCCATTTTTACATTGTAATTTGTAggaataaaatattaagatgAATTAAGTCAAGAAACTTAGAAAACACTTAATAAGCATTGACAAAAGATATATACAATAGTtttctttttgagaaatatGAGAGCGATTTTAGCAAGGTTAAGTTCCTTTCTTCATCGCTACCAGCCTTCTGTCCATATCAGTCAAGTAGATTTGTTGTGTGAGTTTTGATTTAATGTGTAACAACTTAATGTTAATACGAgacaaaaataagttttctaATTGGAAATATATTTCCTTactaaaaatatcttaaatcaAAAGTCAATTTAATTAGTCTTCTGCAggaatatgtttttcttttacttttggtCTGCAGGAACATGTTCCAAGTTACTACTTACTAGGTTATATAaagttcaaaaaatatatttaataggCTAAAACTTAACATTTGGGAAGAATCCAATATATGCAATGATCAAACGCATGCAGAGTGGAAATTGAATCGTGATGTCCACTGATATGATAACTTGGTTTATCAAATTATCAAGCATATGTTTTTGCATGGATATGTAATTAATATAGTCTTTGAAACGATTATCTTAGTCATTATATCATTGGTAAACCGAACTAGTGAATTGTGGGAATAAATCGAACCACTAAAGAAAATTCTTGAATAAATTAAATGGTGAAAGACGTCTGCAAATATTAGATTTAGTGTTTGTTTATAGTTAAGAAAGCCGTGGAGATAGGTCAACGTTATTTGTACAAACTTTACGTCAGAAATTAAGGTCAACACCATTCCCTTGTGTTTCCTATTGGTCATTTCCTGACCTATACGATACTCTACTGTTTCTCTACGATATTTTCTGTTGCATTATGTATTAAGCCACGCGCAATTAACTTGCCTAATTTACGTTAATAATTGCATTTGATTGAGAGCTCAATACATAcagatttatatttattagcTGTAGTATCTGTTATTGAAACTTGTGAAACGATGTGTGATGCTGTTTCAAACAAGAGAGTTCATATCACTTTACACAAAGGGGTCATTTTATAGACTACCCTTCTATTATTTTAGCTAACAAATTTTATTGAAGTTGACCAAAAGTCCGTGTTTATTGCCTTATTGGTAAAGTTACAACAGGTTCTTCCGTTGCATTGCATCCTTAAAATACAACTTACACTTTCTTCTTCATTCATCAAAAtagaatgatgatgatgatgatccataATTGTTTCGGTTGTGTCATATTCAAAACCAGGAGAAAATTATTTCTTTGCATGTATTTAATCGGAGAATCTCTAAATACGACCCGTTTGAATTTAACAATAATACATAAGAAGATTAGAACCAGATAGATTGTTGTCTATGCAATGGAGAGAGACATAGAAGTTAAAATTATGGGCAAAATATAACATTTAGTTAGTTATAGGGtcaaaaatacaaagaaaataaaaaaatgagttTCATTGGCACATGTACCCCTAAAACCTATAGAAATCAAGAGATCGAAATCACAAGAACGAATTCTTATTGCTTtagaaaataactcaaaactaaagctcaaTCACTCACACAATCCGTAAGTAATTCATCAACATAAGTATCGCTATATATAAGACTAGTAAACTCCTAATCCTATTCAATCAACACTTTCCATATTTCCTAATCCTTTTAGATATTCATTATCTAGATAGGATTAGGATAGCTTGTGTTTCAAGCTATCGTCAAGCTTACTTcaacattctcccccttaagcttgaTTTCATTTTCACTTTCGTCATGCACGCCAATGAGTCTTCTCATCTCTTTAAACCGAACTCTTCCAAGAGCTTTCGTAAGTATATCGGCCTTCTGATCATTACCCGGAACATGCTCTACTTCAATTTGTTCATTCTCAACACACTCTCGAATGAAATGAAACCTCCTATGTATATGCTTACTACGTCCATGAAACACCGGATTCTTTGTTAGTGAGATGGCTGATTTGTTATCAACTCTTATAATCACCTTCTTGCAATCACCTCCCACGATTTCACTTAAAAGTTCCTGCAACCAAATAGCTTGTTTTGCAGCCTCTGTTGCTGCCATAAACTCAGCTTCACAAGAAGATAATGCCACGATCTCTTGCTTTTGGGAACACCAGGTTATTGGACTTTGATCGAAGTAAAACATATGTCCGGTCGTTGATTTCCCATCATCATTATCAACATTGTGCGAACTGTCACTGTAACCCACTAGTACTTGACTTGTTGATCGTCTGTATCGAAGGATGCATGTAGTAGTGCCCCGTAGGTAACGCAATACTTGTTTTAACGCAGCACCATGGGAGTCTTTAGGTTCTTGCATGTATCTACTAAGTACTCCGACACTGAAAGAGAGATCAGGCCGTGTATGCAGTAGATATCGAAGACAACCTATGCACCTTCTGTATTCTTTCGCATCAATGCTTCTCTCAGTCGACGCCTTGGACAGTTGCAGGTTTACCTCCATGGGTATATGAGTCAAGTTACACTCGCGCATCCCGGTTTCTTCAAGAATCTTTTGTGCATATCTGTTTTGTGATAGAATAATACCTTCTTCATCTTGAATAACCTCAATGCCTAGATAATATGTCAATCTTCCTAGATCGCTCATATCGAATTTGCTTGCCATCTCACGTTTGAACTCCACGATTAATTGCAGTGAGGAGCCAGTAACTAGTAAGTCGTCAACGTACACACACACCATCAGAGTGCTTGACTTCTCTTCTCTCCTATAAACTGACGGTTCCTTGGAGCAACGGGTGAAGCCAAACTCTTGCAAGATCCGGTTGAGTTTGATGTTCCAGGCCCGGGGGGCCTGTCTCAAACCATACAAAGCTTTCATTAACTTATACACCTTATCTTCTTTTCCTTTAATCTCGAATCCTTCGGGTTGAGAGACGTAGACCTCTTCTTTTAACTCTCCATGTAAGAAAGCCGTTTTCACGTCCAGATGGTGTATCTCCCACCCATTAGCAGCCGCAATAGCAATAACCAGTCTAATTGTCTCGATTCGTGCGACGGGTGCAAATACTTCATCGTAGTCAATACCGTGTCTTTGAACGTATCCTTTTGCTACCAACCTTGCTTTGTATTTATTAATACTTCCGTCTGCGTTTCGTTTTATCTTAAACACCCACTTCAATCCAATAGGTTTAAAACCTTTTGGTAAGTCGACAAGCACCCAAGTGTTATTCTTTTCTATAGAGAATATTTCATCTCTACATGCATCAATCCATACCTTTTGCTCCTTAGCCTCCGAGAAGTTCCATGGTTCGTTATTTATGATCATCAGGAGTCGCTCACACTCTACCTCGGCTAACAGGATGTAATCTTCTAAGTATGGAGGCTTAGTTGATGCCCTTGTCGAACGCCTTGGTTGgggttgagtttcttcttcatcatcgtctagttcatcatgttcatggtcatcatcttcaagttcatGTTCGTTTGACGTTGGAGCATGTTCTTGATCGTTAACGACTCCAGTCAATGGTATTAAGTCTATCTCAAATGAGTCTGTTTTCTCCGATGCTCCCAAGTTCCAGTTCCACTTCTTTTTTTCATCGAAATAAACATCTCGACTCACAATTATTTTGCTACTTGAGGGATCAAGCAGCCGGTACGCCTTCGATCCAGGCTCTGTTCCGAGATGAACCAAGATTCTGGATCGATCATCAAGTTTCTTTCTTCCTGCTTTCTCTGTTCTTGCGTAGCAGATACATCCAAAGACTCTAATGTGGCTAATGCTAGGTCGTTTGCTTCTCAGTGCTTCATACGGTGTTTGTTCGATCAGGGACCTCGTCGCAATTCTATTGATTAGATATGTAGCATGCCTTACTGCTTCTCCACATAACTCATTTGGCATACTCATATGTTTAAGCATGCTCCTTGTCATCTCAAGTAGCGTACGATTACGACGTTCAACAACTCCGTTTTGCTGCGGTGAGTATGGAGCTGTCGTGTGTCTATTGATTCCACGTTTATCACAGTAGGATCTGAACTCGTGTGACATAAACTCTCCTCCTCTGTCCGTTCGGAACGTTCTTATGACtccttttgtttcttgttctgCAAGCGTTTGGAAACTTTTGAATTTCTCAAAAGCTTCACTCTTCTCTTTAAGCAATACTGTCCACATATAACGTGAGGAGTCATCGATTAATACAAATACGTAACGTTTTCCTCCAGGTGTAGGAGGAGTGATAGGACCGCATAAATCTCCATGTACGAGCTCGAGTGGTTGTGTTGCCCTATGCAATGTTGCCTGAGGGAAAGGCTGTCTTGTTTGCTTTCCAAGTAAGCAGGATACGCATGTTTCCTTTTCAATCGTTATGCGTGGTATGCCAATAACCAATTCCTTATTTATCATCATTCTCATGGTTTCGGTATTGACATGACCCAACCTGGCGTGCCATGTTGCAGATTCGCTAGACGAAGGTATCAAGAGGCATTGGACGATATCAGCTTGCAGAATGACCTTATAAAGTCGATTCCTTGATCGTGTCGTCCTTACCATTAGTTCTCCAGATCTATCAAAGAGCATAAGTGTATTATCTTTCATTCTGACCTCGCAACCTGCTTCGGTGGCTTGGCCTAGACTTACGATATTGCTTCGTAGTCCTGGTATATAGTAAACGTTACTCAGCACTTTCTTCTCGCCTCCGCTAAGAATGAACTTGATTGAACCTTTTCCCTTTATATCAATACGAGAGTCGTCCCCGAAGCGAACTTTGCCTGTAATGTCTTCATCGAGTTTGTAAAAGAACCTACGATTTCCACTCATGTGATTGCTGGCTCCGTTGTCTAAGTACCACAAGTTCTCCATTCCTTGCTCGTCTTCGAAAACACTTGGTTTTACCTTCTGTTCGTTAAGATAGACCAATTCGTGCATCATCAAAGCGTCTGcttcttctgtttcttcttcctttttttcagTAGTCTCCTGCAATTTGAGTAGTCTGTCGGGACAGTCCGTTGCATAGTGACCTATTTTGTCGCATCGAAAACACGTTATATGGGATGTATCTTTCTCTTGTCCAGGGTTTTGTCCTAGACTTTGCTTATAAGCGTCCCGTTGAGCATAGAAGTTCCACGACCTCTACCTCTTCCTCGCGGATTTGAACGTCCTCCTCGGCCTCTAAAGCCACGACCACCATAGCCATTGTAACCACCTTCTGAGTTAGCGTACATCAACTTCTCTTGATCCTCGTGTTGATTGTCATCTTCTTCACATACTCTTTCCTCGTATGCTTTTAACCGACCGACGATATCTTCGAAACTTGTTGAGTTTAGGTCGAGAACTTGTTCAAGAGAAGCAACAATGTGAATGTATTTCCTTCTTGGTAAGCTCTTTAAAAATTTCTTTACAAGTTTTGATTCCTCTATAATCTCTCCGAGAGACGCAgattttgaagatatttcggCTAGCTTGCCAACGAAGGTATCAATCGTGTCTTCGTCTTTCATCTTAAGTCGATCAAAGTCTGCCATGAGTGTCTGAAGCCTAGCTTCTCTTACTCTTTCAGCTCCTACATGTCTAGCCTTAATTGCATCCCATACAGCTTTTGCTGTGTCGAGATCTCCAACCTGTAGCGTTAATGCTTCAGGAATGGATTGAAACAATAAGGCAATAGCCAAGTTATTCTTCTCTTCATCTTTATTTCCTGGATCAACCGATTCCCATACTTTATTCACCTTGAGGGCAACTTTCATTCGCATTGCCCAAACCGTATAGTTTGTAGAACTTA comes from Brassica rapa cultivar Chiifu-401-42 chromosome A02, CAAS_Brap_v3.01, whole genome shotgun sequence and encodes:
- the LOC103851904 gene encoding stigma-specific STIG1-like protein 2, whose translation is MVQLMKLLVTIALTMAITIAIITTTTTRTNTTTTATFALDDPFEDHTPPGTVKTRPSRFLSEKVDNGQGPKARNPNAADHCNKEPEICSSSYYNTGANSTMVCCNNKCMDLSTDDKNCGACKNKCKFGQTCCRGQCVYVAYDKRHCGECNHRCELGEFCVYGLCNYA